The following proteins are encoded in a genomic region of Gemmatimonadales bacterium:
- a CDS encoding sulfotransferase translates to MGTCDGGSAGIVMLPNFIIIGAAKAGTTALYWYLAEHPAVFMSPVKETNYFAYGLDDRGRLLYGNPDVHRFPVKVLTDYERLFAQAGGATAVGEASPIYLECPQAAGRIRERLPAARLICSLRHPVDRAYSNYLMALRHQGRRFDPSRDLTSRPDWAHPDRHWMRISRYHEQLTRYFDAFPGDQIHVGLFDDLKRDPVGFTQGVYRFLGIDPAFVPDVATPHAPGGLPVNRTLENFLTSRVIRYTVKPWLPVRAANWVRRLRTRNMRQAPPLPAELRQELTAQFREDITRTSQLIGRSLDHWLA, encoded by the coding sequence AACCACCGCGCTCTACTGGTACCTCGCGGAGCACCCGGCGGTGTTCATGAGTCCGGTCAAGGAGACCAACTACTTCGCCTACGGCCTGGACGACCGGGGGCGGTTGCTCTATGGCAACCCGGACGTCCACCGTTTTCCGGTGAAGGTACTGACCGACTACGAGCGGCTGTTCGCCCAGGCTGGCGGCGCCACGGCCGTCGGCGAGGCATCGCCGATTTATCTCGAGTGTCCCCAGGCGGCAGGACGCATCCGGGAGCGGCTGCCGGCGGCCCGACTCATCTGCAGCCTCCGCCATCCGGTCGACCGGGCGTACTCCAACTATCTCATGGCGCTCCGGCACCAGGGGCGCCGGTTCGACCCGTCACGGGATCTCACCAGCCGGCCCGACTGGGCCCATCCGGACCGGCACTGGATGCGGATCAGCCGGTATCACGAGCAGTTGACGCGGTACTTCGACGCGTTTCCCGGCGATCAGATCCATGTCGGACTCTTCGACGATCTCAAGCGTGACCCGGTGGGGTTTACCCAGGGGGTGTATCGATTCCTGGGGATCGATCCGGCGTTCGTGCCCGATGTCGCGACGCCGCACGCTCCAGGCGGCCTGCCGGTGAATCGGACGTTGGAGAATTTTCTCACCAGCCGCGTCATCCGCTACACCGTCAAGCCCTGGCTGCCGGTGCGGGCGGCCAATTGGGTGAGAAGGCTCCGCACCCGGAACATGCGGCAGGCGCCGCCCCTGCCCGCGGAGCTGCGGCAGGAGCTCACCGCTCAGTTCCGCGAGGATATCACCCGAACCTCCCAGCTCATCGGCCGAAGCCTGGATCACTGGCTCGCCTGA